A stretch of the Chanos chanos chromosome 1, fChaCha1.1, whole genome shotgun sequence genome encodes the following:
- the hip1rb gene encoding huntingtin interacting protein 1 related b, with protein sequence MNSIRQVPTRVKNKRTETNLGAEREHFEKQQLSSISKAINSTETPVKEKHARRIILGTHREKGAYTFWSYAIGLPLPSSAVLSWKFCHVLHKILRDGHHNSLQDCMRHHSNIVEMGVMWGNLRDKYGYGQLVSLYSKLLCTKLKFHTKHTEIRPNLEASDELLERTAGTDINNVFQLTVEVFDYMDAELRLAETVLRQLNTSIAISTLTSGQCRLAPLIQVIQDCSHLYHYTVKLLFKLHACLPADTLQGHRDRFHDQFHSLKTFFNRARDMLYFKRLIQIPRLPDSPPNFLRASALAEHVKPMVVIPDEEEPEEQEDDDPEPLIDVSDGPQMSSAPTQPQVDIFDQAFGPPNNGFDDRDLQIDSLKQEIELLKAELEKIKAEAQRYITQLKSQINSLEAELEEQRAQKQRALVENEQLRMELEATRRRNAEHESVQATFVEAEKRAQATELRYNKLKEKHAELVANHAELLRKSADTVKMLSATQQTQEEVARTKQQLAFEVDRIKQESEMKLEEQKFEMDKLRRELEERMAEIQKVKATLQSSEEVGKEINSSMTALQAEKERLMRCVSEKEAELSSLKQSAQLKESSLQQERDRSTKELGELQSKLREKSNREEQLQQKMLEEQFSLLLGTVTEAESIIQDAVAKLDDPLHVRCTSSPDYLISRAEATLTSIDKVQKGHADYLKNMSDAGGLLRALTQFSHLTADTIINGSATAHMAPTDHADRLTENCRSCGTQSLQFLRELKSKASLKGADPASIRIVIQKILQLGQELRPKGMDVGKEELGDLVDKEMAATSAAIEEAVRRIDEMMNQARRDTQGVKLEVNERILNNCTDLMKAIRMLVVASTDLQKEIVEGGRGAATVREFYARNSRWTEGLISASKAVGWGATQMVDSADKVVLHTGKYEELIVCSHEIAASTAQLVAASKVKADRGSKRLSTLQQASRYVNEMAANLVASTKTGQEQIEDKDTMDFSGMSLIKLKKEEMESQVKVLELESMLDNERLRLGELRKKHYEIAGVPLDQLSEDNSLAGPVAKPAPSSPKPSKPALMKKPALAQKPNIPPKTTVRPL encoded by the exons CTCAGCAGTATCAGTAAAGCCATTAACTCCACAGAGACGCCAGTGAAGGAGAAACATGCACGCC GCATTATCCTGGGCACTCACAGAGAAAAGGGGGCATATACCTTTTGGTCGTACGCGATTGGTCTACCGCTGCCCAGCAGCGCCGTCCTCAGCTGGAAATTCTGTCATGTCCTGCACAAAATCCTGCGAGATGGCCACCACAAT AGCTTACAGGACTGCATGAGGCATCACAGTAACATTGTGGAGATGGGAGTAATGTGG GGAAATCTACGTGACAAATATGGCTATGGTCAGCTGGTGTCTCTGTATTCCAAACTCCTCTGCACCAAGCTGAAGTTTCACACTAAG CACACTGAAATCCGGCCCAACCTGGAAGCTTCAGACGAGCTTCTGGAACGCACTGCTGGAACGGATATCAACAACGT GTTTCAGCTGACCGTGGAGGTGTTTGATTATATGGATGCAGAGTTGCGGCTGGCAGAGACAG tgcttcGACAGCTCAACACGTCCATTGCCATCTCTACGCTGACGTCTGGACAGTGTCGACTAGCCCCTCTCATCCAGGTCATCCAGGATTGCAGTCACCTCTACCACTACACAGTCAAACTACTGTTCAAGCTACATGCCT GTTTGCCAGCGGACACACTGCAAGGTCATCGTGACCGATTTCACGACCAGTTTCACAG TCTGAAGACCTTCTTTAACAGGGCCAGAGACATGCTGTACTTCAAAAGGTTGATTCAGATCCCACGACTTCCAGAC TCTCCTCCTAACTTCCTGCGGGCGTCTGCCCTGGCTGAGCATGTGAAGCCAATGGTCGTGATCCCTGATGAGGAGGAgccagaggagcaggaggacGATGATCCTGAACCGCTGATTGACGTCAGTGATGGTCCTCAGATGAGCAGCGCGCCAACCCAGCCACAG GTTGACATTTTTGACCAGGCATTTGGACCACCCAATAATGGATTTGATGACAG AGATCTGCAGATAGACAGTTTAAAACAGGAGATTGAGTTGCTGAAAGCTGAGCTGGAGAAGATCAAAGCAGAG gcccAGCGCTACATCACCCAACTAAAGTCTCAGATAAACAGTCTGGAGGCAGAGTTGGAGGAGCAGCGTGCTCAGAAACAGCGCGCCCTGGTGGAGAACGAGCAGCTCCGCATGGAACTGGAGGCCACCAGACGCCGCAACGCTGAACACGAGAGTGTACAGGCCACCTTTGTCGAGGCTGAGa AGAGAGCCCAAGCCACTGAGCTGCGCTATaacaaactgaaggagaaaCATGCTGAACTGGTGGCTAACCACGCAGAACTGCTCCGCAAG AGTGCAGACACAGTGAAGATGCTGTCAgccacacagcagacacaggaGGAGGTGGCCAGAACCAAACAACAGCTCGCCTTCGAAGTGGATCGTATCAAACAGGAGTCTGAGATGaag CTGGAGGAGCAGAAGTTTGAGATGGACAAACTGAGGAGAGAACTGGAGGAGAGAATGGCAGAGATTCAGAAGGTCAAAGCCACACTGCAGAGCAGTGAGGAG GTGGGTAAAGAGATAAACAGCTCCATGACAGCCCTGCAGGCGGAGAAGGAGAGACTGATgcgctgtgtgagtgagaaagaagcTGAACTCTCCTCTTTGAAACAGAGCGCCCAGCTCAAAGAGTCCTCCctacagcaggagagagacaggagcactaAGGAGCTGGGAGAACTGCAGAGCAAACTCAGAGAGAAG tcgaATCGGGAGGAGCAGCTGCAGCAGAAGATGTTGGAGGAGCAGTTCTCTCTGCTGCTGGGTACGGTGACAGAGGCTGAGAGCATTATACAGGATGCTGTGGCCAAACTGGACGACCCACTGCACGTCCGCTGTACCAGCTCTCCAG ATTACCTGATCAGCAGAGCTGAGGCCACGCTCACTTCCATTGACAAAGTGCAGAAAGGTCATGCCGACTATCTGAAGAATATGAGTG atgctGGTGGCCTGCTCAGGGCTCTTACTCAGTTTTCTCATCTCACCGCTGACACCATCATCAATGGCAGTGCTACAGCTCACATGGCACCAACAGACCACGCCGACC GCCTGACAGAGAACTGCAGGTCGTGTGGAACACAAAGTCTGCAGTTCCTCAGAGAGCTGAAGTCTAAAGCCAGTCTAAAGGGAGCTGACCCTGCTTCTATCCGCATAGTTATACAGAAGATTCTCCAGCTGGGGCag GAGCTGCGGCCTAAAGGCATGGATGTTGGGAAGGAGGAGTTGGGAGATCTGGTGGATAAGGAGATGGCGGCCACCTCGGCGGCCATTGAGGAGGCCGTGAGGAGAATAGAT gaaatGATGAACCAGGCCAGGAGGGACACGCAGGGGGTGAAGCTGGAGGTCAATGAGAG gATTCTCAACAACTGTACTGACCTGATGAAG GCGATCCGTATGCTTGTGGTGGCCTCCACAGATCTGCAGAAGGAGATTGTAGAGGGTGGAAGG GGGGCAGCCACTGTGAGGGAGTTCTACGCCCGAAACTCTCGCTGGACTGAGGGTCTCATCTCTGCCTCCAAGGCTGTGGGATGGGGGGCCACACAGATGGT ggactCTGCTGATAAAGTGGTCTTACACACAGGGAAGTACGAGGAGCTCATCGTCTGTTCCCATGAGATCGCTGCCAGTACTGCCCAGCTCGTTGCTGCCTCCAAG gtgaaagCAGACAGAGGCAGTAAGCGATTGAGCACCCTGCAGCAGGCCTCCCGTTATGTTAATGAGATGGCCGCTAATCTAGTGGCCTCCACCAAGACTGGCCAGGAACAGATCGAGGACAAGG ACACTATGGACTTCTCAGGCATGTCTCTCATCAAACTGAAAAAGGAGGAAATGGAGTCACAG GTGAAGGTGCTGGAGCTGGAGTCTATGCTGGATAATGAGCGTCTGCGTCTGGGCGAACTCAGGAAGAAACATTATGAGATCGCTGGGGTCCCACTTGACCAGCTCTCTGAGGACAACAGCTTGGCTGGCCCCGTGGCCAAACCTGCCCCCTCTTCCCCAAAACCCTCTAAACCTGCTCTTATGAAGAAACCAGCCCTCGCCCAAAAACCCAATATCCCTCCCAAAACCACCGTAAGACCCTTATGA